One segment of Patulibacter sp. SYSU D01012 DNA contains the following:
- a CDS encoding anti-sigma factor codes for MSEHDEETREQLGAYLLGACTPEEAERVEALMERSPAFRDEVASYAPVLDALHDVPAAELTPAPTLKRSIMDQVRQEATLFAAAGDEAVAGDGPATSASPAPSAPARGTVPADAPAAPGARRRSFLASLRGPRVAAVAAVLVALVVAIAVITGGGGDGDRPAREVTANVTAGQGSARVEVADDGGKLVVRGMPSPGAGKQYQVWLKTGSEDPRPSVVFDVDAKGDGTAELPDLADVDDVLVTAEPAGGSQTPTSQPVMQASV; via the coding sequence ATGAGCGAGCACGACGAGGAGACCCGGGAGCAGCTCGGCGCCTACCTGCTCGGCGCCTGCACGCCGGAGGAGGCCGAGCGCGTCGAGGCGCTCATGGAGCGCTCGCCCGCGTTCCGCGACGAGGTCGCGTCGTACGCGCCCGTGCTCGACGCCCTGCACGACGTCCCGGCGGCCGAGCTGACGCCCGCGCCGACGCTGAAGCGGTCGATCATGGACCAGGTGCGCCAGGAGGCCACGCTGTTCGCGGCCGCGGGCGACGAGGCGGTCGCGGGCGACGGACCCGCGACGTCGGCGTCCCCGGCGCCGTCCGCGCCGGCGCGCGGCACGGTGCCGGCCGACGCGCCCGCGGCGCCCGGCGCGCGCCGCCGCTCGTTCCTGGCGAGCCTGCGCGGGCCCCGCGTCGCCGCCGTGGCCGCCGTCCTGGTGGCGCTCGTCGTCGCGATCGCGGTGATCACGGGCGGCGGCGGGGACGGCGACCGGCCCGCCCGCGAGGTGACGGCGAACGTCACCGCGGGCCAGGGCAGCGCGCGCGTCGAGGTGGCCGACGACGGCGGGAAGCTCGTCGTGCGCGGCATGCCCTCGCCGGGCGCCGGCAAGCAGTACCAGGTGTGGCTGAAGACGGGCAGCGAGGATCCGCGCCCGTCCGTGGTCTTCGACGTCGACGCGAAGGGCGACGGCACCGCCGAGCTGCCCGACCTGGCGGACGTCGACGACGTGCTCGTGACGGCCGAGCCGGCCGGCGGCTCGCAGACGCCGACGAGCCAGCCCGTCATGCAGGCGTCCGTCTAG
- a CDS encoding sigma-70 family RNA polymerase sigma factor, with protein sequence MSSAVAIPLPLRPRGAVAERAARARRLAAARPRKLAAQMAPPPEHLTSLSDGELLARVAKTDPEAFEVLYDRMASPAFGLAYRIVGAKAAADDVCQEAFLSVWRSAARYDARLGNPRSWVLAVVRNRAIDHLRRHARTKEREVGDEALAERHPAPQDQGTEAQALRRTEAADTRELMNELSDDQRQVIELSFYGGLSHSEIASKLELPLGTVKARMNRGLARMRKHLADGSPA encoded by the coding sequence ATGAGCTCCGCCGTCGCCATCCCCCTGCCCCTGCGCCCGCGCGGCGCGGTCGCCGAGCGCGCGGCCCGGGCGCGGCGCCTGGCGGCCGCACGGCCCCGTAAGCTCGCTGCCCAGATGGCGCCCCCGCCCGAGCACCTGACCTCGCTGTCCGACGGCGAGCTCCTCGCCCGCGTGGCGAAGACGGACCCGGAGGCGTTCGAGGTGCTCTACGACCGGATGGCGTCGCCCGCGTTTGGGCTGGCGTACCGCATCGTCGGGGCCAAGGCGGCCGCCGACGACGTCTGCCAGGAGGCGTTCCTGTCCGTCTGGCGGTCGGCCGCGCGCTACGACGCCCGGCTCGGGAACCCGCGGTCCTGGGTCCTGGCCGTCGTCCGCAACCGGGCGATCGACCACCTGCGCCGCCACGCGCGGACGAAGGAGCGCGAGGTCGGCGACGAGGCCCTCGCGGAGCGCCATCCGGCGCCGCAGGACCAGGGCACCGAGGCGCAGGCGCTGCGCCGCACCGAGGCCGCGGACACCCGCGAGCTGATGAACGAGCTGTCCGACGACCAGCGCCAGGTCATCGAGCTGTCCTTCTACGGCGGGCTCTCGCACAGCGAGATCGCGTCGAAGCTCGAGCTGCCCCTGGGCACGGTCAAGGCGCGGATGAACCGGGGGCTGGCGCGGATGCGCAAGCACCTCGCGGACGGGAGCCCCGCATGA
- a CDS encoding cytochrome P450: protein MPADPTLPPGPTAPAAVQSPLLARDPAGALLRARARYGPVFTLDLALVGRVVVAATPDAVALVVPGDPERTHAGEARRGVLPQASAASMFGADGAKHHEVRGRAAPAFAPEAVEAQRAAMRERAAAHVDAWPVGRPFALLPRLRTLTEDLFVRHVLGVQDEGRARRLVRAVGAALRTPGNPPLTPPDRRQAPPLGPLLHLEVRRRLRPIRQLLGEELAARRAGDAPGAADGPPPAGGGILAHVAATGMDADAALDELLVVMAAAQEPPAIALSSILDRLGREPDLAAAVRDAGPDAPLFSATIAETLRLRPPAMASLRRLQEPLTLGGFDLPAGTNVMVPFVLLHRDPDVFTDPDRFDPDRFLDAPAPPSFLPFGGGVRRCPAEPLAGVEFGAVVPTVLDRLRLHPLSLRPERLVQRATVLVPQRSGLVLAERRGA from the coding sequence GTGCCCGCCGACCCGACGCTCCCTCCCGGCCCGACGGCCCCCGCCGCGGTGCAGTCGCCGCTGCTGGCGCGCGATCCCGCCGGCGCGCTGCTGCGCGCCCGCGCCCGCTACGGCCCCGTCTTCACCCTCGACCTGGCGCTCGTCGGCCGGGTCGTCGTCGCCGCCACCCCCGACGCCGTCGCGCTCGTGGTGCCCGGCGACCCCGAGCGCACGCACGCGGGCGAGGCGCGCCGCGGCGTGCTTCCGCAGGCCTCGGCGGCGTCGATGTTCGGCGCGGACGGCGCCAAGCACCACGAGGTCCGGGGTCGCGCGGCCCCGGCGTTCGCGCCCGAGGCGGTCGAGGCCCAGCGCGCCGCGATGCGGGAGCGCGCCGCGGCGCACGTCGACGCGTGGCCCGTCGGCCGCCCCTTCGCGCTCCTCCCCCGGCTGCGGACCCTGACGGAGGACCTGTTCGTGCGGCACGTCCTCGGCGTGCAGGACGAGGGCCGCGCGCGCCGGCTGGTCCGCGCCGTCGGGGCCGCGCTGCGCACCCCCGGCAACCCGCCGCTGACGCCCCCGGATCGTCGGCAGGCGCCGCCGCTCGGCCCGCTTCTCCACCTGGAGGTGCGCCGGCGCCTGCGGCCGATCCGGCAGCTGCTGGGCGAGGAGCTCGCCGCCCGCCGCGCCGGCGACGCCCCGGGCGCCGCGGACGGGCCCCCGCCCGCGGGCGGCGGCATCCTGGCCCACGTCGCCGCCACGGGGATGGACGCCGACGCGGCGCTCGACGAGCTGCTCGTCGTGATGGCCGCGGCGCAGGAGCCGCCGGCGATCGCGCTCTCGTCGATCCTGGACCGCCTGGGCCGCGAGCCCGACCTGGCCGCCGCGGTGCGGGACGCGGGCCCGGACGCGCCGCTCTTCTCGGCCACGATCGCCGAGACGCTGCGGCTGCGGCCGCCGGCGATGGCGTCGCTGCGCCGCCTGCAGGAGCCGCTGACCCTGGGCGGCTTCGACCTGCCGGCGGGCACGAACGTGATGGTCCCGTTCGTGCTCCTGCACCGGGATCCGGACGTCTTCACCGATCCCGACCGCTTCGACCCGGACCGGTTCTTGGACGCCCCGGCGCCGCCGAGCTTCCTGCCCTTCGGCGGCGGGGTGCGGCGCTGCCCGGCCGAGCCGCTGGCGGGGGTGGAGTTCGGCGCCGTGGTGCCGACGGTCCTCGACCGCCTGCGGCTCCATCCCCTCTCCCTGCGCCCCGAGCGGCTCGTGCAGCGCGCGACGGTGCTGGTCCCCCAGCGCAGCGGACTCGTGCTCGCGGAGCGCCGGGGGGCGTGA
- a CDS encoding NUDIX domain-containing protein: MASGTTSGAILLWRRGADGVEVLIGHMGGPFWARKDEGAWSLPKGELDPGEEAEAAARREFAEELGLPVPDGPATPLGEVRQRAGKRVLAWAVEGDVDPAAIVPGTFEMVWPPRSGRTQAFPELDRVAWVAPDVARAKLVAAQAAFVDRLLEALGAADA; the protein is encoded by the coding sequence ATGGCCAGCGGCACGACGAGCGGCGCGATCCTCCTCTGGCGCCGCGGGGCGGACGGCGTCGAGGTGCTCATCGGGCACATGGGCGGCCCGTTCTGGGCGCGCAAGGACGAGGGCGCGTGGTCGCTGCCCAAGGGGGAGCTGGACCCCGGCGAGGAGGCCGAGGCGGCGGCGCGACGCGAGTTCGCCGAGGAGCTCGGCCTGCCCGTCCCGGACGGCCCCGCCACGCCGCTCGGCGAGGTGCGCCAGCGCGCCGGCAAGCGCGTCCTGGCGTGGGCGGTGGAGGGCGACGTCGATCCCGCGGCGATCGTCCCCGGCACCTTCGAGATGGTCTGGCCGCCGCGGTCGGGCCGCACCCAGGCCTTCCCCGAGCTCGACCGCGTGGCGTGGGTGGCGCCGGACGTGGCCCGGGCCAAGCTCGTCGCCGCGCAGGCGGCCTTCGTGGACCGCCTGCTGGAGGCGCTCGGCGCCGCGGACGCGTAG
- a CDS encoding ABC transporter permease: MAAMVRAELLKLRRSRSVLLGALATVLGLPLGLLAMIAVVGQLPVDGGEFAEKCAEVLLGPGLIGATLIGVAAGSGDRTAGVLPVLAATGRPRGQLLLARIPAVLVATAALSLAFWVVACALGLVLHGGAGTTTGAPALTGAEALDLLPRIVAVDVVVGVGALGLCTAGLGAAPAVAGILALTLGVLPMAAAAERTPDWFLALMPPLSTTELVGGRTFMGDLGAIPDGWAAAGVALWTAGGLLLARARFARADV, encoded by the coding sequence ATGGCGGCCATGGTGCGGGCCGAGCTGCTCAAGCTCCGCCGCAGCCGCTCCGTCCTGCTCGGCGCCCTGGCCACCGTGCTGGGGCTGCCGCTCGGACTGCTCGCCATGATCGCCGTCGTCGGGCAGCTGCCCGTGGACGGCGGCGAGTTCGCCGAGAAGTGCGCCGAGGTCCTGCTGGGGCCGGGGCTGATCGGCGCGACGCTGATCGGCGTCGCCGCCGGCAGCGGCGACCGGACCGCCGGCGTGCTGCCCGTGCTCGCCGCGACCGGCCGGCCGCGAGGGCAGCTGCTGCTGGCCCGGATCCCGGCGGTGCTGGTGGCCACCGCGGCGCTGTCGCTCGCGTTCTGGGTCGTCGCCTGCGCGCTGGGCCTCGTCCTGCACGGCGGTGCCGGGACGACGACGGGGGCGCCGGCGCTGACGGGCGCCGAGGCGCTCGACCTGCTGCCGCGCATCGTCGCGGTCGACGTGGTCGTCGGCGTCGGGGCGCTCGGCCTGTGCACCGCCGGACTCGGGGCCGCGCCCGCGGTGGCCGGGATCCTGGCCCTGACGCTCGGCGTGCTGCCGATGGCCGCCGCGGCGGAGCGCACGCCGGACTGGTTCCTGGCGCTCATGCCGCCGCTGTCGACGACCGAGCTCGTCGGCGGCCGCACGTTCATGGGCGACCTGGGCGCGATCCCGGACGGCTGGGCGGCGGCAGGGGTCGCGCTGTGGACCGCGGGCGGGCTCCTCCTGGCGCGCGCCCGCTTCGCCCGCGCCGACGTCTGA
- a CDS encoding FAD-dependent oxidoreductase — protein sequence MPDTSHDATPRSFWEDTSTPAPARVLPDDARRPEVLVVGGGIFGLTTALLLAHEGRRVTVVEARRIGTGVTGYSTAKVTAAHGMRYATLLSKIGTESTRRYAALNQRATDWIRDLVAAEGIDCDWRDRPAYTYTSRKAMVGRLRAEAEATKVAGLQAEAVHGLPAPTEMLAGVKVEGGGELHGHKYVLGLARVAEAAGVVIGEGVRVVKVREGEPCRVETEAHGELQADHVVIATHVPILDRGLYFARLLPERSYAIAARTSAPLPTGMYYDVGPPSRSVRTAPGPDGELVAIVGGEGHTSGRRSDQRKRYETLESWAQEQLSATEVTHRWSAQDPQAPDMVPYVGALRPGSKRLWTATAFAKWGYTNGTAAAFAITGLIGGRPDPDASLWSTSRKRLVAPRQAAKLAQWNTETGFFLATDRLRPASRKGGEAVAPGEGRIVKAGGRRTAAYRDEAGVLHEFSPVCTHLGCEVHFNPGDRSWDCPCHGSRFDARDGSVLEGPAVHGLKPRGGD from the coding sequence ATGCCCGACACCTCGCACGACGCCACCCCGCGCTCGTTCTGGGAGGACACGTCGACGCCGGCCCCGGCGCGCGTCCTCCCCGACGACGCGCGCCGCCCCGAGGTCCTCGTCGTGGGCGGCGGCATCTTCGGCCTGACGACGGCGCTGCTGCTGGCGCACGAGGGCCGCCGCGTGACCGTCGTCGAGGCGCGCCGCATCGGCACGGGCGTCACCGGCTACAGCACGGCGAAGGTCACCGCCGCCCACGGCATGCGCTACGCGACGCTGCTGTCGAAGATCGGCACGGAGAGCACGCGCCGGTACGCCGCGCTCAACCAGCGCGCCACGGACTGGATCCGCGACCTCGTGGCGGCCGAGGGCATCGACTGCGACTGGCGGGACCGGCCCGCCTACACGTACACGAGCCGCAAGGCGATGGTGGGCCGGCTGCGCGCCGAGGCCGAGGCCACGAAGGTCGCCGGGCTGCAGGCCGAGGCCGTGCACGGGCTGCCCGCGCCGACGGAGATGCTCGCCGGCGTCAAGGTCGAGGGCGGCGGCGAGCTGCACGGCCACAAGTACGTGCTGGGCCTGGCCCGCGTGGCCGAGGCGGCCGGGGTGGTCATCGGCGAGGGCGTGCGCGTCGTCAAGGTGCGCGAGGGCGAGCCGTGCCGCGTCGAGACGGAGGCGCACGGCGAGCTGCAGGCCGACCACGTCGTCATCGCCACCCACGTCCCCATCCTGGACCGCGGCCTGTACTTCGCCCGCCTGCTGCCCGAGCGCTCGTACGCGATCGCGGCCCGGACGAGCGCCCCGCTGCCCACGGGCATGTACTACGACGTGGGGCCGCCGTCGCGCTCGGTCCGCACCGCCCCCGGCCCGGACGGGGAGCTCGTCGCCATCGTCGGCGGCGAGGGCCACACGAGCGGCCGCCGGTCGGACCAGCGGAAGCGCTACGAGACGCTCGAGTCCTGGGCGCAGGAGCAGCTGTCCGCGACCGAGGTGACCCACCGCTGGTCGGCGCAGGACCCGCAGGCGCCCGACATGGTGCCGTACGTCGGCGCGCTGCGGCCCGGCTCGAAGCGCCTGTGGACCGCCACCGCCTTCGCGAAGTGGGGCTACACGAACGGCACCGCCGCGGCGTTCGCGATCACCGGGCTGATCGGGGGCCGGCCCGACCCGGACGCGTCCCTGTGGAGCACGAGCCGCAAGCGCCTCGTGGCGCCGCGCCAGGCGGCGAAGCTGGCGCAGTGGAACACCGAGACGGGGTTCTTCCTGGCCACGGACCGCCTGCGACCCGCGTCGCGGAAGGGCGGCGAAGCGGTCGCGCCGGGCGAGGGCCGGATCGTGAAGGCCGGCGGCAGGCGCACCGCCGCGTACCGCGACGAGGCCGGCGTGCTGCACGAGTTCTCCCCCGTCTGCACCCACCTGGGGTGCGAGGTGCACTTCAACCCGGGCGACCGCTCCTGGGACTGCCCGTGCCACGGCTCGCGCTTCGACGCGCGCGACGGCAGCGTGCTCGAGGGCCCGGCGGTCCACGGCCTGAAGCCGCGCGGCGGCGACTGA
- a CDS encoding DUF2807 domain-containing protein produces MPRVPPAAAVRPRPRPPRLPPRLRRAAGPSAAALGLLLALLGVVLLAGCGRDGGPRTTETRRVAAFTAVDVGGATEATVRRGSRPAVVLRAGRDDLARVRTRVTDGRLTIDTGPDRLFADGVDGPVRAVVVVPELRSAGVHGGARLDLGDRRGGPLTVGVSGGGAVVGAGRAGTLRIVASGGADVDLGRLRADRARVTGSGGAAVRVHVRQRLDAALSGGADVTYGGRPRVVRRGDGGELTPAAR; encoded by the coding sequence ATGCCCCGCGTCCCGCCCGCCGCCGCCGTTCGTCCCCGTCCGCGGCCGCCGCGCCTGCCACCGCGCCTGCGGCGCGCGGCCGGGCCGTCCGCGGCCGCGCTCGGGCTGCTCCTGGCGCTCCTCGGCGTGGTGCTGCTGGCCGGCTGCGGCCGCGACGGGGGGCCGCGGACGACCGAGACGCGCCGGGTGGCGGCGTTCACCGCGGTCGACGTCGGCGGGGCCACCGAGGCCACGGTGCGGCGCGGGTCGCGGCCCGCGGTCGTCCTGCGCGCCGGTCGCGACGACCTGGCGCGCGTGCGCACCCGGGTCACGGACGGACGCCTGACGATCGACACGGGGCCCGACCGGCTGTTCGCCGACGGGGTGGACGGCCCGGTGCGGGCGGTCGTCGTCGTCCCCGAGCTGCGATCCGCCGGCGTGCACGGCGGCGCGCGCCTGGACCTGGGCGACCGCCGCGGCGGCCCGCTGACCGTCGGCGTGAGCGGGGGCGGCGCGGTCGTCGGGGCGGGGCGGGCCGGCACGCTGCGGATCGTGGCGTCGGGCGGCGCAGACGTCGACCTAGGGCGGCTGCGGGCGGACCGCGCCCGCGTGACCGGCAGCGGCGGCGCGGCGGTGCGGGTGCACGTGCGGCAGCGCCTGGACGCCGCGCTCTCCGGCGGCGCCGACGTGACGTACGGCGGCCGGCCGCGCGTCGTCCGGCGGGGCGACGGCGGCGAGCTGACGCCGGCCGCGCGCTGA
- a CDS encoding GPP34 family phosphoprotein: protein MGTPAAATPWSPATTGLALPLRLAWVLAREDGRPPAELGGPGPLLLGAAVLALVRSGALERRDGRLLPGPAAPADPFDAWVRDALPDGADETGQLEGLAAHAAGRAGRRATEALAAAGLLAPEPRRVLGLPLGRHLRVRDVAALRHDRALVRAVLEGEETHDVAMAALVAYLHHGGLVAHLEPRDLRAAETRAARIAGDARDGAPPPVGPVADAVRATVEAMHVVLVPVGAIQVVTTTAHERR, encoded by the coding sequence GTGGGCACGCCGGCCGCCGCGACCCCCTGGTCGCCCGCCACGACGGGGCTGGCGCTGCCGCTGCGGCTGGCGTGGGTCCTGGCGCGCGAGGACGGGCGGCCGCCCGCCGAGCTCGGCGGCCCGGGGCCGCTGCTGCTCGGGGCCGCCGTCCTGGCCCTCGTGCGCTCTGGCGCGCTCGAACGGCGCGACGGGCGGCTGCTCCCGGGGCCCGCGGCGCCCGCCGACCCGTTCGACGCCTGGGTGCGCGACGCGCTGCCGGACGGCGCGGACGAGACCGGCCAGCTCGAGGGGCTCGCCGCCCACGCGGCCGGCCGGGCGGGGCGGCGCGCGACGGAGGCCCTCGCCGCGGCGGGCCTGCTGGCGCCCGAGCCGCGGCGCGTCCTGGGCCTGCCGCTGGGCCGGCACCTGCGGGTGCGCGACGTGGCGGCGCTGCGCCACGACCGCGCGCTGGTGCGCGCGGTGCTCGAGGGCGAGGAGACGCACGACGTGGCGATGGCGGCGCTCGTCGCCTACCTGCACCACGGCGGGCTCGTCGCCCACCTGGAGCCCCGGGACCTGCGCGCGGCCGAGACGCGGGCGGCGCGGATCGCCGGCGACGCCCGGGACGGCGCGCCGCCGCCCGTCGGACCGGTGGCCGACGCGGTGCGCGCGACGGTCGAGGCGATGCACGTGGTGCTCGTCCCCGTCGGGGCGATCCAGGTCGTCACGACGACCGCGCACGAGCGGCGGTAG
- the pdxH gene encoding pyridoxamine 5'-phosphate oxidase has product MGLGDLRRSYDGSPLDPSDLHEDPLVQLGRWLDEARAVLASATEVNAMALATADEQGRPSVRMVLLKDLDARGLTFYTNLASRKGRELRANPHAALCLHWQPVYRQVRVAGPCVEVDRGATDAYFATRPADSRRGAWASHQSAPIDSRAALEARMGEARERFPDDADIPTPPHWGGLRVEPVEVEFWQGRPDRLHDRVHYARTADGGWERTRLQP; this is encoded by the coding sequence ATGGGACTCGGCGACCTGCGGCGCTCCTACGACGGCTCCCCCCTGGACCCGTCCGACCTGCACGAGGACCCGCTCGTGCAGCTCGGCCGCTGGCTCGACGAGGCGCGGGCCGTCCTCGCGAGCGCGACCGAGGTCAACGCGATGGCGCTCGCGACGGCGGACGAGCAGGGGCGACCGTCCGTCCGCATGGTGCTCCTGAAGGACCTGGACGCGCGCGGGCTCACCTTCTACACCAACCTCGCGTCGCGGAAGGGGCGCGAGCTGCGCGCCAACCCGCACGCCGCCCTGTGCCTGCACTGGCAGCCCGTGTACCGCCAGGTGCGCGTGGCCGGCCCGTGCGTCGAGGTGGACCGCGGCGCGACGGACGCGTACTTCGCCACCCGGCCGGCGGACAGTCGCCGCGGCGCGTGGGCGTCGCACCAGAGCGCGCCGATCGACAGCCGCGCCGCGCTCGAGGCGCGGATGGGGGAGGCCCGCGAGCGGTTCCCCGACGACGCCGACATCCCCACGCCGCCGCACTGGGGCGGGCTGCGCGTCGAGCCGGTCGAGGTGGAGTTCTGGCAGGGCCGCCCGGACCGGCTCCACGATCGCGTGCACTACGCCCGCACCGCCGACGGCGGCTGGGAGCGCACCCGGCTGCAGCCGTAG
- a CDS encoding aldo/keto reductase: MSTTPIVHASGTFEIGGELPVHRLGYGAMQLTGSGVWGEPADHDEAIRVLRRAVELGVDFIDTADSYGPFVSERLIAEALHPYPDGLVVATKAGLTRHGPNDWRPVGRDEYLRQQLHLSLRHLGVERIDLWQLHRIDEQVPAEDQFATLKAVQDEGLVRFVGLSEVSVEQLDAALDAGVHVATVQNKFNLVERDSEDVLDRCEALGIGFIPWFPIATGKLAQEGGPLDEIAKDHGATPAQLALAWLLHRSPVMLPIPGTSKVAHLEQNLAAAEIELSQDEVSRLEDAGRQAAG; this comes from the coding sequence ATGAGCACCACGCCCATCGTCCACGCGTCCGGCACGTTCGAGATCGGCGGTGAGCTGCCCGTCCACCGCCTCGGCTACGGCGCGATGCAGCTGACCGGGTCCGGCGTGTGGGGCGAGCCCGCAGACCACGACGAGGCGATCCGCGTCCTGCGCCGCGCCGTCGAGCTCGGCGTCGACTTCATCGACACCGCCGACTCGTACGGCCCGTTCGTCTCCGAGCGCCTGATCGCGGAGGCGCTGCACCCGTACCCCGACGGCCTCGTCGTCGCGACGAAGGCCGGCCTGACGCGCCACGGCCCGAACGACTGGCGCCCCGTCGGCCGCGACGAGTACCTGCGCCAGCAGCTGCACCTGTCGCTGCGCCACCTGGGCGTGGAGCGGATCGACCTGTGGCAGCTGCACCGCATCGACGAGCAGGTGCCGGCGGAGGACCAGTTCGCGACGCTGAAGGCCGTCCAGGACGAGGGCCTCGTGCGGTTCGTCGGCCTGTCCGAGGTGTCGGTCGAGCAGCTCGACGCGGCGCTCGACGCCGGCGTGCACGTCGCGACGGTGCAGAACAAGTTCAACCTGGTGGAGCGCGACTCCGAGGACGTCCTGGACCGCTGCGAGGCGCTCGGGATCGGCTTCATCCCGTGGTTCCCGATCGCGACCGGCAAGCTGGCGCAGGAGGGCGGGCCGCTCGACGAGATCGCCAAGGACCACGGCGCCACGCCCGCGCAGCTCGCGCTCGCCTGGCTGCTGCACCGCTCGCCCGTGATGCTGCCGATCCCCGGCACGTCGAAGGTCGCGCACCTCGAGCAGAACCTCGCGGCCGCCGAGATCGAGCTGTCGCAGGACGAGGTGTCCCGCCTGGAGGACGCCGGCCGCCAGGCCGCCGGCTGA
- a CDS encoding LLM class flavin-dependent oxidoreductase yields the protein MSDVALSVLDLSPVVAGSTPGQALGNSLDLARHVEALGYRRVWVAEHHNMPGIASSAPPVLIAHLAAGTERIRLGSGGVMLPNHAPLVVAEQFGMLEALHPGRIDLGLGRAPGTDGLTAAALRRSADPFGGEDDFPAQLAELRGFLRGELPRDHPLHRIHAVPNNGHEPPIWLLGSSGFSAQLAGELGLPFSFAHHFSAQNTEPAVELYRSSFRPSEVLQRPYVMLGVAVVAAEDDERARFLNGPSNLQFLRLRQGRPGLLPTPEEAEPALRDPSAQAFLQSRAASQIVGGPDTVRRGIEELLARTNADELMITTAVHDHADRRRSYELVAEIMDLARPEAATA from the coding sequence GTGAGCGACGTCGCCCTCTCCGTCCTGGACCTCTCGCCCGTCGTGGCGGGCTCCACCCCCGGCCAGGCGCTCGGGAACTCCCTCGACCTGGCGCGCCACGTCGAGGCCCTCGGCTACCGGCGCGTGTGGGTCGCCGAGCACCACAACATGCCGGGCATCGCCAGCTCGGCCCCGCCGGTGCTGATCGCGCACCTCGCCGCCGGCACCGAGCGCATCCGCCTGGGCTCGGGCGGCGTGATGCTGCCCAACCACGCCCCGCTCGTGGTCGCGGAGCAGTTCGGCATGCTCGAGGCGCTGCACCCGGGGCGCATCGACCTGGGCCTGGGCCGCGCGCCGGGCACGGACGGGCTGACCGCCGCGGCGCTGCGCCGCTCGGCCGACCCGTTCGGGGGCGAGGACGACTTCCCCGCCCAGCTGGCGGAGCTGCGCGGGTTCCTGCGCGGCGAGCTGCCGCGGGACCACCCGCTGCACCGGATCCACGCCGTCCCCAACAACGGCCACGAGCCGCCGATCTGGCTGCTCGGCTCGAGCGGCTTCAGCGCGCAGCTCGCGGGCGAGCTGGGCCTGCCCTTCTCGTTCGCCCACCACTTCAGCGCGCAGAACACCGAGCCCGCCGTCGAGCTGTACCGCTCGTCCTTCCGGCCGTCCGAGGTGCTGCAGCGCCCGTACGTGATGCTCGGCGTGGCGGTCGTCGCCGCCGAGGACGACGAGCGCGCGCGCTTCCTCAACGGCCCCAGCAACCTGCAGTTCCTGCGGCTGCGCCAGGGTCGGCCGGGGCTGCTGCCGACGCCGGAGGAGGCCGAGCCGGCGCTGCGCGACCCGTCGGCGCAGGCGTTCCTGCAGTCGCGGGCGGCGTCGCAGATCGTCGGCGGGCCCGACACCGTGCGTCGGGGGATCGAGGAGCTGCTCGCCCGCACGAACGCCGACGAGCTGATGATCACCACGGCCGTGCACGACCACGCCGACCGGCGCCGCTCCTACGAGCTCGTCGCCGAGATCATGGACCTGGCGCGGCCCGAGGCCGCGACGGCCTAG
- a CDS encoding BON domain-containing protein: MTSPKTYLAKKAAKATLKHTIHGTTSKATRRPIRSVTLLTLGAAVGALVATVLARRGADRAATARHQEEQLERAAQEAASARHEQRRADLDDRTLTDRVKSEIFRPADAPKGDVVVDSEGGVVHLRGSVVSVAQRDQLVSAARAVDGVLRVEDLLHVRS, encoded by the coding sequence GTGACCAGCCCGAAGACCTACCTGGCCAAGAAGGCGGCCAAGGCCACCCTCAAGCACACGATCCACGGCACGACGTCGAAGGCCACGCGCCGGCCGATCCGCTCCGTGACCCTGCTGACCCTCGGCGCCGCCGTCGGCGCGCTCGTCGCCACGGTGCTCGCGCGCCGCGGCGCCGACCGCGCCGCGACGGCCCGGCACCAGGAGGAGCAGCTGGAGCGCGCCGCGCAGGAGGCCGCGTCCGCCCGCCACGAGCAGCGGCGCGCCGACCTGGACGACCGCACGCTCACCGACCGCGTGAAGAGCGAGATCTTCCGCCCGGCCGACGCGCCGAAGGGCGACGTCGTCGTCGACTCGGAGGGCGGCGTGGTGCACCTGCGCGGATCGGTCGTCTCGGTGGCCCAGCGCGACCAGCTCGTCTCTGCGGCCCGCGCCGTCGACGGCGTGCTGCGCGTCGAGGACCTGCTCCACGTCCGCTCCTGA